ACTCCAGCTGCGCGCTGGGGACGTCGTGTTTTTGAATGGCATTATCTACACTGCCAGGGATGCTGCACACAAAAAGCTCATGGCGCTGCTCGACAGGGGAGAAGAACTTCCCTTTGAGCTGGAAGGCTGCGTTATTTATTACGTCGGTCCCAGCCCCGCTCCAGAAGGTCGGCCCATCGGTGCTGCTGGTCCGACGACGAGCTACCGGATGGACAGCTTTGCTCCCCGCCTGCACGCGCTTGGGCAAAAGGCATCCATTGGCAAAGGAAAGCGCAGTCCTGCCGTCAA
This genomic stretch from Desulfobaculum bizertense DSM 18034 harbors:
- a CDS encoding Fe-S-containing hydro-lyase, whose protein sequence is MAEYHLTTPLTDNDILQLRAGDVVFLNGIIYTARDAAHKKLMALLDRGEELPFELEGCVIYYVGPSPAPEGRPIGAAGPTTSYRMDSFAPRLHALGQKASIGKGKRSPAVKAALQENKAVYFGATGGAGALLSECIVAAEVIAFDELGPEAVRRLTVKDFPVLVINDSFGGDLYAQPDLSAVGLDK